One segment of Acropora muricata isolate sample 2 chromosome 8, ASM3666990v1, whole genome shotgun sequence DNA contains the following:
- the LOC136926906 gene encoding uncharacterized protein, which yields MTSKKQTFPSFASIISVASIVFYCAGFLRVEFQLSEHKEKINALEEATQTQPTTSGSSFTGAARNSPDFYESHRQRRSDKSDKNATKLEIGADTIMKLRRFLLELKPQLCQSKGDACTTGPPGPPGPPGPRGQKGDRGRKGTKGKNGNKGDQGIMGPPGKSGKKGIAGLQGSQGEVGPKGQKGNMGLPGIPGAKGEPGEPISAPTVAVSPAKLTVNEGRSASFQCSVTGNPDPTVVWSRVRSQSVLSQSAVSGGILRLRNVKESDAGIYRCLASNILGNAQDDTQLEVNARPTVFIHPGPLYASEGSDVTLPTCHVTGHPTPLVTWNKAFGQLPQGRVESNSSVLTLLDVQKSDSADYVCIATNILGKVVQRTLLVVVSPPQFTVKPPAKIVGYIGANMTLNCSAIGDPQPVISWKRQGSQLPVGRSQQIDGTLVVRDVQEEDAGNYICAATSAGVFHRETVAMVEVRPPKDCSELLRSGQTQSGVYSIDPDSKGSFDVYCDMRTNGGGWTVIQRRQDGSVDFYRGWNDYKSGFGQLTAEFWLGNDKIHRLTASRASSLRVELEDWNGVRVFAKYGQFNIGDEQAKYRLEVSSYSGTAGGDSLAYHNNKAFSTKDRDHDESSANCAMAATGAWWYSVCYHSNLNGKYLGNKRGDGVRWYHFRDDLSLKFIEMKLRPSS from the exons ATGACGTCGAAGAAGCAGACTTTCCCTTCTTTCGCGTCTATTATTTCTGTTGCGTCAATCGTGTTTTACTGTGCTGGATTTCTGAGGGTGGAATTCCAGTTGAGCGAGCATAAAGAGAAGATAAATGCTCTTGAGGAAGCCACGCAAACTCAACCAACGACAAGCGGATCGAGTTTCACAGGAGCGGCCAGAAATTCTCCAG ATTTCTACGAAAGTCATAGACAGAGACGAAGTGATAAATCAGATAAGAATGCCACAAAACTTGAAATCGGAGCAGATACGATCATGAAATTGAGGCGGTTTTTATTAGAGCTGAAACCGCAACTCTGTCAATCGAAAGGTGATGCATGTACGACTGGTCCTCCAGGCCCTCCCGGTCCGCCTGGGCCGAGGGGTCAGAAAGGAGACCGAGGACGAAAAGGGACGAAAGGAAAGAACGGAAACAAAGGTGATCAGGGAATTATGGGACCACCGGGGAAGAGTGGGAAGAAAGGCATTGCAGGACTTCAAGGTTCCCAGGGAGAAGTAGGACCgaaaggacaaaaaggaaaCATGGGCCTGCCAGGCATTCCGGGAGCTAAAGGAGAACCTGGTGAACCGATTTCAGCTCCAACGGTTGCTGTTTCACCAGCAAAATTGACAGTGAATGAAGGAAGATCAGCCTCGTTTCAGTGTTCGGTCACCGGAAATCCTGACCCTACAGTGGTGTGGAGCAGAGTGCGCAGTCAGTCAGTTCTTAGCCAGTCAGCGGTATCTGGAGGAATATTGAGGTTGCGAAATGTGAAAGAAAGTGACGCGGGTATTTATCGTTGTTTAGCGTCAAACATCCTCGGAAATGCTCAAGATGACACCCAACTGGAAGTAAATG CGCGACCCACTGTTTTCATTCATCCGGGACCACTTTATGCCTCTGAAGGAAGCGATGTCACCCTTCCAACTTGTCACGTGACTGGTCATCCCACACCGCTCGTAACCTGGAATAAGGCGTTTGGTCAATTGCCTCAGGGGAGGGTGGAGAGTAACAGCAGTGTTTTAACACTTCTTGATGTCCAAAAAAGTGATTCTGCTGACTACGTCTGTATCGCAACCAACATTTTGGGAAAAGTTGTTCAGAGAACGCTCTTAGTTGTGGTTTCCCCACCTCAGTTTACTGTTAAGCCACCTGCGAAGATTGTAGGATATATTGGGGCCAACATGACTTTGAACTGCAGCGCTATTGGTGATCCTCAACCAGTCATCAGCTGGAAACGGCAAGGCTCTCAACTGCCAGTTGGAAGAAGCCAGCAGATTGATGGCACCCTAGTCGTCAGAGATGTTCAAGAAGAGGATGCAGGAAATTATATTTGCGCTGCAACCAGCGCTGGAGTGTTTCACAGGGAAACCGTCGCAATGGTTGAGGTTAGGCCGCCTAAAG ATTGCTCAGAGCTGCTTAGATCAGGTCAAACTCAGAGTGGAGTTTACTCCATTGACCCGGACAGTAAAGGATCCTTTGATGTTTATTGTGATATGCGCACTAACGGTGGGGGATGGACAGTTATTCAGAGAAGACAAGATGGCTCGGTAGACTTCTATCGGGGATGGAACGATTACAAATCAGGTTTTGGTCAGTTGACGGCTGAGTTCTGGTTAGGAAACGACAAAATCCACAGGTTGACTGCCTCTAGAGCCAGCTCTCTGCGAGTGGAGCTAGAAGACTGGAACGGAGTCAGAGTGTTTGCCAAATACGGCCAGTTTAACATCGGTGACGAGCAGGCAAAGTATCGACTTGAAGTGAGTTCATATTCAGGGACAGCAGGAGGAGATTCTTTAGCTTATCACAATAACAAGGCATTTAGCACAAAAGATAGAGATCATGACGAAAGCAGTGCAAATTGTGCTATGGCGGCTACTGGTGCCTGGTGGTACAGTGTTTGCTACCACTCTAATCTTAACGGTAAATACCTGGGAAATAAACGAGGCGACGGAGTCAGGTGGTATCACTTTAGAGACGATCTTTCATTGAAATTCATCGAAATGAAACTGAGACCATCATCTTAG